GAGCCTTATCACTCTCttatatgtttgtttctttgaaatctttctcagtttgttttttcataaatGTCAATGGGAAGTCAATGGAAGCCAGTGCAATGCCCAAAACTCTCATTCTTACGTGTTTTTGTATGGTGTAAGTGTTGTATATGAtttgattttcactttcacaattAACAGTGCTGATTTCGGTTTGGAATGTAACAGTAACTGATTGATGATTTATCTCTTTCTGTAACTGGTCCAGATCAGTACCTGTATGCAGGAACATCTTCAGACTTCCTGGGCAAAGACACAGCGTTCACACGCTCCCTTGGTCCTCCACCTGACCAGCACTACATACGCACAGACATCTCTGAAGACTACTGGATCAATGGTACACACATCCCTGCACATATCCACAATCACATGCTGAGTGCACTCAAAAACTGTTATTGCTTTTTCTCCAAACTTCCAGCCTCTCCACTGATACAAAGAGCCTCTCTGTGCCCTCAGGATGGTTATTGGCATTCcaatgcagagaaaacagccCACTTATTCATTTTGCTGGAACTTTTATATGAATGCCATAGCTGAACAGGGACCACACCTACTGGGGAATTTACAGTGTGCCACAAAGTTCACGATCTTAGTCACACAACCGcattgccacacacacacacatacacttacacacacacacacacacaagcatgcatgtCATCACTGAACTCTGTCTGTATACATCTCCAGTCTCAAATGTTTTACAGTCACTGATGGGTTGTTGTGTATTAACAGTTGTCACCAGGATCTAAATCCTTACACGTGGTCTCTACATTTCACAACCTTATAGTCAGAGATGTTTGGAGTAATcatgtctctcactctctctctcttggtttGTGTATACCTCATGTGTTGGTGCAAGGCAGTCAGGGAGAAAGAGCTGAGAGGGACAGAGTTTCTGTTCCTGTGAGCCAATGGAACTTCTTTCCAGCACTGTAGGACTAACAATGATCTTCTGTTGAGAGTGTTAGCAGTCAAACTTTAATCTTTTCCAGTTAGGGAATCACCCTCTGGTGGTTGGCTTGGCTTCTAGGGTTGAGCTAATGTTGATGTAATGTCACTGCAACACTTAAGCCTGGTTGCCCCCAGGATACTGATGATAGTATTGATATTACCGTAGTAAAATTTACTTATGCATTAATGCATTCTAGAGGCAAGTATTATTACTATTgtactacatttattttgtgctaCACGCAGAACGGTGAAATGACTGTATGTAATATGAAATCTGCCAATCAGTGACCCAGAGAGAACATTTCGTTTAAGGTGGAGAGTTTAAATTTCCTGTCACAAATCGCATCtggtattaaaaatgaaattaacttTTTGTTCTATTGTCCATTGTATCACTATATATTATATCTTAGATGCAGTCTTTTCCCTAAAATGTCTACAGAATATCCTGATTTCTGTCTACCTCTGATGCATGTAGACTTCAGCctgtttacacacatttttttttacaggatcTGTACACTGTTTTAAACATGGTTAGGCTATATATTTGAATCTGGGTGTTCCAGCTGAAGGATTACCTCTGTGCCACACGGCTGCATAACAGATACTATCAGACAGGCTGAAAATCAtagaaaagtaaacaaaactgCTTTCAAACTAACCTAAATACTCTGAAAGTCTCTGTATTTGTCCATGAATCAAACTGTATGTCAAGTTGAAAATGTATGTGCAGTCCAAGCTTTGGCTTAGTAAATAGACTTGATTTTAAGGCAGACCTTTGTGTAGAAAGAGAACAAGACTGTAAATTAACATGTGCTAAGGGTAGTGTTAATGCCACCTTAAGGCTGCAACACATGGCAAAACCATTAGCTGTCTTATTTTAAcactctcccctctctccctctctcttttcctctccatgtCTTCAGAGGCCAGGTTTATATCTGCTCATTCCATTGCAGACACATACAATCCGGATGATGATAAGATATACTTTTTCTTTCGAGAGGTGTCGTGGGAAGGCAACGACAAGAGCATCGTGTCTCGAGTGGCTCGTGTGTGCAAGGTGAGATATTATACAAGAGAAGTGTGGGACGTGGGAGGTATACAGAggtacagacaggaagtgaggatgtgtggagagggaggggagagagaggaggatggaggagtgaGTACCCAATGAGGATACTGTTTGTGGACATTGAGTCCTGTTGAGTCCTGAAAAATGGGGCTTCGTTGGTAGAAGTGAAGTAGGTTCGACATAGAGGGGCCACAGAGAAAGACAGTAGGAGTACAAGACCTCGTATGGTGTGTGAGGGAGTCATAGCTCCTATTGTGATCTGTTCAGATAAAGATCTTTGTGTTGGCCACTACACAAGTGTTTTATGTCCCCCAGGAGGAGGCCTTCCTGATCCATCCTTCTTTTGTAGTAATCTGAAAGAGTCTGTCAGGGGCAGTAAATCATGGTTTTAGCAGCTTTGTGCTCTGCTGACAGGGCATTCGTAGTGCTGCTGCGTACATTGTCACAAAGGTCAGTGTAGCTGAAAGATCTTTGCAGCGTCTTATTGTCTCTCTTAAAAGTGTTAAAGAAAGAATATTTTGTAGCAGTGCCATTTAAATCTCAGAAACATATCTTTGCTTTGGGGTGATTTAACATGCATTATAGCGTTTGCTTAAGCTGTTCTATTACATTTCATAATGTTAATTAGGCAGATGCTTTTGTTCATTGCAGCTTACAGTGAGAGCAGTCAGCCTCAACTGGAGCAAGAGCTAGAGATTTATCATTCAAAGGTCTACTGGTAGAGGCATACTGTCAAACTTTGGAATCATACCTAACCTGAATGATTTTGGCAATAcaaaccttttctttgtttagatGTTAGATGCTGCGTGATGTTTGAGAAGGAAGTTGGGCTGCCCATTAAGTTCTAtttgaaaacatgtcagaacAGCTGCATGCTTGGATGGCGCTACATGGATGACTGAGGACAGAATCAGGATAGATTCATGATTGGGGACCTTTTGTATGCCATACAGTGTGCCATTAGTCATTCCAAATGGGACTAGTCctcacagcagtttgttgttaGCATTTGGAGGGCTATTGCTACATTCTCAGAGAAAAGCTTTCAGGGTATTTATGACTTGGGAGTAAGCTTAAAGGCAGACTGGAAGGATATTTCTCGAGATTACAACCCtctattttcctctctctttcaaccacatctccctctttcttcatctctgtatttttcactttcattatcTGTAAGTGTATTTTCCCTGTGTGTAAAAGGAGTGAGGGCACTTCACTTCAGTCCTCTTTGAAGATTATCACCATTGTGAAACATGCTCATTAAgtgcttacatttttttttgtctcttcttaaaacacaagtgtgtttttgtgtgtgttgaaccATCTTTTCTGTACCACTTAGCGCAGCAGCCAACTTTAATAGGGAGATTCTCTGAAGTTTTCTTTGCATTACAAAGAGGTGTACTTGAACACTCTTACCATAGCACAATTGACGGTTGCTTCTCAAAACAAGCAATTCATATGCTAACATAAAACCTGCATTATCAGTCAGcagtctcatttcattttagtgcTCTCTTCCCACATGCTACACTTCtatttgtttctcttctccattgatgtttctccctcttctctctctttctctttcttctcccttttcaATTACTTTCGACTGTCATTATACTAACAAAAGGGTCTCCTGCGTGCTGGTTAAATAAGCAGGTTCCTTATCGAGGCATGTAGTTCACCTGTTTATTTTCCCAATTAGTGCAGGAAATCAGAGTCAGGCTGCGATGCTGTGTGTCGTCTCTGTGTGCACATCCTTTAGATTGATTACAATTTGATTGTGGTTTATTGTATATTATTGATTGCGGTTGTCTTTTGGCTATGTCGGACAGCTGCACTGTGCTGACTCTGGTTTTGTTACAGAAGATGTGATTGTGTTTCAGAATGATGTGGGTGGGCTGAGGAGTCTGACCAATAAATGGACCACCTTTCTCAAAACCAGACTTGTGTGTTCGGTGCCTGGGCCAGACGGCGTGGACACACACTTTGATGAGCTCCGTAAGTGATTGTGAGAATAACGAGTGAAAACATGGGCCAGTAACCATCAGAGTTCACTAATTAATATTAGTTAATATTATACTGTAGTTGCTTCCTCTTATGAATGAAAAAAGATTTCAGTGCAAGAAAATTGTTTCtgtgcatccatccatccatccattttatatgtcgcttatccgtcagggtcgcaggtgtttctgtgcagaccactgtaataaaaacaacaccTTTCTGtcacttctcctccttcttatAGAGGACATCTTTCTGCTCCCTACCAGAGATGATAAAAACCCCATAGTGTATGCAGTTTTCACCACCTCCAGGTAAGTTCAGTAGTCATCACACCATCATCAACACCACCTGTGCTCTCCCCCTTTCTTCCGTAGCCTTAACCTGGTCTCTTGTTTCGTCTTAGCTCTATTTTCCGTggctcagcagtgtgtgtgtacagcatgGCGGACATAAGGGCTGCTTTTAATGGACCTTACGCCCACAAGGAGGGGCCTGACCACCGATGGGTGGAATATGAGGGGAGGATACCGTATCCCCGTCCTGGGACGGTGAGTTTGCCCCTGAGTTCTAAAGAGGCAAACCAACagcacatgattttttttcttttttttttccctgctaattacaaaataataaacatggCCTAATTTAAAAGGGTGCTTTGGTGGATTCAAGGTTGAAATgttcatgtaaatgtaaatgttcaaGCTTTAGGGTATACATGCTCACTTCTGCACACGCAGCCTCATGTTGTATGACATAAGTTTGGCTTTGCTGAGTTCACATGACATGTCAATCagataatttcattttgttttaaaaacttAATCAAGGGAGGGTGAAAGGAATGTATGGAGAATTTGGTGAATGCTTCAGGTGTGCAGCTGAGTGAGCACTGTGTTTGACCTCCAGAAAGGGGAAGCAGGAGGGACACAGATGTTCCAGATGTGCTttgcctcctcctgctcttcattTGACCACCAGAGGGAGACATGCACCAGTAAACTCTACTTGACAGAAATGACTGGACACTTAACTAAAAAGAAATATAGGAAAAATAGTCCCTAAACATATTCTGAAGTCTAACCATTATGTGATTGTAAAACTTTTACGATTGTGAAtcaacattttttgattttttccCATTAGTGTCCCAGCAAGACATATGATGCAAGGATCAAAACCACCAAAGACTTCCCGGATGAAGTGGTCAGTTTTATTCGATTCCACCCTCTTATGTATCGCTCTGTCTACCCTCTGACTGGCCGACCAGTGTTCACACGTGTCCGAGTGGACTACACCCTGACTCAGATTGTGGTGGATAGAGTTTTGGCTGAGGATGGCCAATATGAGGTCATGTTCCTGGGAACAGGTGAGACATGCAGCTTTCCTCTAAGTTATCTCTTGAAATTCCATATTTGACCAGAAGATGGCACTAGATTACTTGGAATTGTTCTCAGCCTCAACAGTTTTCTCATGCTGTTCCAGTCTTGCTGTTAGAATGATTGTTGGATCCAATGTCCTGTCTTAGGTTTCAACACTGACCCACTTGAGCACTTATTGTATTACAGACTTTCTTAGTCCattgttaaaatgttgaaattgaAGTACTTGTTTTCGTTTGACCTGGAAAAAATACAGTACTTACATCTGTCTGATTAACATTAGTCACTTCTGAATGATAAatacatgttgtgtttctgtcttggTGTCTGTTGTAGATGCCGGCTCAGTTCTGAAGGTAGTGAGTATCACTCAGGAGAACTGGTCTACAGAGGAAGTGGTGCTTGAAGAACTTCAAGTTTTCCAGGTTTTGTGCTCAACgcagctacacacacaaatacagaaacacaagcacacactcttTCAGATGCTATGAGCACTGCTTTTTAATAGGCGATGCCAACTGTTCTCTAGCCCTTCTCGGTGGGACAATCGACTcatcaaaaatgtgaaatattcattACGCCTTATTCATTATACAAACTTTTCTGAGCTATTGCAAACTCATCTGATGTTATACAACAATGTATATCTATCAAGGTGTTAAAGCCAGTGAAGTTTCTTTTACCTCCTGCAGGTTCCCACTCCCATCCTCAGCATGGAGATATCATCGAAACAGGTTTGGCCTCATTCTCATCCATTTTATTCCCACACTTTTCCCACTTGATTTTTGCATATgttctctgctctctgccttCATTCATGCCACGTGCTGTCAGTTATGTGCATATACCTGATGGGGCGCAAGATGTGccgtttttttttgtccctaattcattcatgtattcagattttctctctttctttaggCTTCCACATTTTCCTGtggctctctctttctgcctcattATCGTAGGGTCAGGGATGTCAGCAGACACTTCAACCCCAATCACAGCTTCCATTAATCTCCAGCAGTGtttgacctgtgtgtgtctgcatgtgcatgctCACAAGTGTTTTCAGTGGTTGTTTTGAAGTTCTGTTTAGGAATCTCTTTCGCTTCAGACGAGTCAGAGCAGATCCTTTGAGTCACATTTGTAAAAATTCCTCACATTGAGAAGTCCTTTAATCTCTAATGTCTGTTTGAGGCTTTGACATTTAACACGAGTCTTCGCTTTATATGGCCCTGGCCCCCATTCATTCTTGAGCTTAATTCACAAATGTGAACCCTGAGGAAATTTTGATGGATGAAGAGTGTAGAAAAGGAAACCCTAAATGTCACAACCAAAATcttattattagttttttttttttaaaacaagccaCACAGTTTTATGGCCTGCTTCTGTTGCTGCACTTTCTCTATGTGCatatgtttttcacttttatgcaAAAGAATTTCCTTTGTAAATAAGAAACTTGAACTTGATCTGTGTCTTAACCTTCCCTAAAGcaaagtgtgctgtgtgtttcactatAGCAACAGCTCTATGTGGGTTCAAGTGAAGGACTAGCCCAGGTTTCACTCAGCAGATGTCACCTGTATGGCCAGGCCTGTGCTGAATGCTGCCTGGCACGGGACCCTTACTGCGCCTGGGATGGACACACATGCTCACGATACATTCCTGCATCAAAGAGGTATGCTAGACCCTTGAAAATGCACTTTACCAAGTTGTAGTTATTCTTTAGCATTACTCAAAACAGAATCTGTAGATACATACATTTCCAGTAAAAATGTAGCACGTGTACAGTGATAacctgcaaaataaaagcaaaagattTGTGAAATTATTCCACTTCTTTGTTGCAGAAATATTGACTGACCTGGTAACTTGCACTAAAATGTTCCCCTGAATGTAagatattttattgaaatgaaattatgaaattacACATACCAAgttcaaaatttattttaaatttacttacttaattttctttttttgtgaaattaacATAGCAATAAGCATTCAAAtatgggaaaagaaaagagggagttCCATTAACTGTTTTTAAACGGTTTTACTCTTTTTGCCCTGCTTCTcctttgtatgtgtgcatgagtgtgtgttctcGAGCTAATTCTTTATCCTGCTACTGTCAGGGAAGGGGGGTTCATATTCCTTACTAAATAtgctttctcttttgcttttttccacCTCTTTGCCATTTTTCCATGATAGAGGATATTAGTCCATTTGAGGCATTGATTAGAAATGCTGCACCTCATCTGATTAATTCTACTGTCGCACCACACCTCTAGAGTTCAGGCCTTGAGGCGcacaagcatgtgtgtgcgtactgtatgtgtgtggttttcctttttgtgtgccTGCTTGCTTGAATCAAAGCTCTACAGAAACTGTACCCTACATTTAGAGGTCACACTGCCAGATTATTGGCCAGTGGAGATGCTGTTATAGTTTGTGGAACAGTGGAGGCCCTGCTTTTAGTCTCAAGGGCTCTTTGAAAGTTGATCTTCACAGTGTCAGTGAGTGTAGCCTACAGATGTCCCATCAAACAGGActtacaggaggaggaggaggtgaaatcAATACAAACTGAAAGAGCCCAAGCGAGCAACATCCAGCTAGAGGCCAAAGAAACTTGAAATTTTACTGTTACTTCCACTTAAGTTTTGcttgtttcaacatttttagaaacaaacaaaacagagaaagaatgTTTTGTTCGCTcaagcccaataacctacaaaatacataaataattataaatataaaaaacagcactatataaatataaaaacaacaagaaaaaaaacataaattataaacagtgaacagagatgacaacaatatGTACAGCGGCACGTGCAAATGAGAAGAGTAGTGCAAAGTTTCTGTGCAAGATGGAATCTCTATAAACTTCGATCTGTTTTCATAGCTTCACACTGTGGTAGTATCCTGCTAGCTAGTTAAGGTGTCTTATTTTGCCCATATTATGGCAGGTGGCAGCCACGTGCATTACTACCATTGCTGCGActaacaaagaaataaaagaaatggaaattaTTATGAGGTGCTGGATTATTTAAATtgtaatatgtgtgtgctgCCATCTTTCGCTGGtaatgtcatttggagccagagttcGACCAATCAGTTGTGATTGGCCATTAGAGTTATGGTATATTCTACAGTTTATAGTTCCCGCTTTTTTTTCGCTTTGAATATCAAATAACTAAAACTTTATGAGCTATACTGGAGCCAGCCAGCAGGTGGCAAtcaagatatttttgttttcatttgagattTGGAGATACAAGGTCTTCGCTTGACAGGAAGGACATGATAAATTGTAATCTAAAAAGTAATCAGTAACTCATCaactgtcagacaaatgtaaGTACAATGTTTCCACCAGCAGTTACATGAAATAGAAATTTTTACCATTCAGCACATTCATACCATTATCAGTATTATATGATCTATAGCTTTTTTTGGTTCATAATATGTACCTggcatgtaaataaaaataagattgaaaaaacaaaacacatcctgAACTTGAACGTGTAATCTTCATAATcttcataaaatgtgtgtttgttcttcaggCGAGCCAGAAGACAGGACATCAAGCATGGAGACCCCGCCAGTCAGTGCTGGGACACAGAAGACAGTACGTAGACTTTGTTAGAAAGTTTAGTCTGTATCTGTCATTTCTTTGCATGCTGCAAACACATCAGCcatcaaataaatgaatcacTGGTTATAAGATTGAACCTTGAAAGCTATATCTTCTTGATAACCTGAAAAAATAAGCTTGCATCAATAccagttgtgttttctttaggtCCTGTTGGGGGAAAAGTGGAGGAGAGGGTCCTCTTTGGGGTGCAGAGCAACTCCACATTTCTCGAGTGTATCCCCAAATCTCAACAGGCCCAGATCCGGTGGTACAAACAGAGACCTGGCTCTGAACGCAGGGAGGAGGTCAGAGAGTGCACTCATTTacacacctgtacacacacCACCCAAACATAAATTCTCTCCCTCGCTCTTTTCTTCCCTGTCCTCTCATTATTTCTCCACTCTTTCTGAagtcttgtttttgcttttcttaagTTTACTGTACCAGAGGGGTTAATTTTTTTGATACCAGGTCACaaagcattcattcatttcttacGTAAGTACTTCAAAGCATACAAACACATCATTCTTGAACCTCACTGACTATGAGGTCTGAGCCTTGAACCCATCAGCATCTGTTTGTGCCACAAGGTCTCGCTTATCAAAGTTCAATGCCCTTAAGTCACATCCATTGTGGAATTATGGTCAACAAGAGAGCATTCCAGGGTCTCACTAGCTCCTAGAATGaagtcattttttatgtttatgagTGTCCAGGGCTCTCTGAAACTTTCCACAGCTCCTCTGGTTTCGAGGAAGGCATGGAATGACCAAACTTGCCTGAGGGGATGGGATGAGACATTATCTATCACAtgtgaaaaatgggaaaaagaCATTGAGTAGCAAACATGCTTTTCCATTCAAGGGAAAATACAGATTATTACCTCTGCCAAAGAGGTCATGTTTTCAGTCAGGATTgttggcttgtttgtttgtttttcatcaggaTCACAGAAAAACTACTGCTCCACTTTTTAAGGAAATTGGTGG
This is a stretch of genomic DNA from Scatophagus argus isolate fScaArg1 chromosome 7, fScaArg1.pri, whole genome shotgun sequence. It encodes these proteins:
- the sema3d gene encoding semaphorin-3D; translated protein: MKTEGSLNQSLNEVGTLHCMSAINYGGRGKRIKVLSHSVVPLVGLILLATLPLGASIKQSVPRVKLSHRELLKAGSVSLFLGPSDGLHSHSLLLDEERSRLLLGARDHIYLLDPDNLARAPRKIHWPAPRERVEMCKLAGKNVNLECANFVRVLHNYNRTHVYSCGTGAFHPICAFVEITGRREDGVFQLLSSTVESGRLKCPFDPLQQFTSVLTDQYLYAGTSSDFLGKDTAFTRSLGPPPDQHYIRTDISEDYWINEARFISAHSIADTYNPDDDKIYFFFREVSWEGNDKSIVSRVARVCKNDVGGLRSLTNKWTTFLKTRLVCSVPGPDGVDTHFDELQDIFLLPTRDDKNPIVYAVFTTSSSIFRGSAVCVYSMADIRAAFNGPYAHKEGPDHRWVEYEGRIPYPRPGTCPSKTYDARIKTTKDFPDEVVSFIRFHPLMYRSVYPLTGRPVFTRVRVDYTLTQIVVDRVLAEDGQYEVMFLGTDAGSVLKVVSITQENWSTEEVVLEELQVFQVPTPILSMEISSKQQQLYVGSSEGLAQVSLSRCHLYGQACAECCLARDPYCAWDGHTCSRYIPASKRRARRQDIKHGDPASQCWDTEDSPVGGKVEERVLFGVQSNSTFLECIPKSQQAQIRWYKQRPGSERREEVRLDDRVMHTDRGLLIRSLHASDAGDYVCVAQEHTHFTHTLLRLTLHLVTHGHVDGKSKPSEDPVVEPRHSAESRQRYKDYLRVMSSPFSSLEEYCDSLWLEKKLSRVRGRGLGAGKWKHIQEMKKSRNRRHHRDREEKWAKQGRVVRRAKQ